From a region of the Salvelinus alpinus chromosome 2, SLU_Salpinus.1, whole genome shotgun sequence genome:
- the LOC139559167 gene encoding ETS domain-containing protein Elk-4-like, translated as MDSSVTLWQFLLQLLLDPTNDQLICWTNEEGEFKLLQAEEVAKLWGARKNKPNMNYDKLSRALRYYYDKNIIKKVNGQKFVYRFVSYPDILKGDASVRPDGEGGGLPLSERGDNTSRDEGGDRSEGVTATRGSSTKPSNRNDYIHSGLYTSFTLTSLQNGRQLFKSIKMENPGDKMADRKSNNRAQDPPSQPMPSPSVIKFGTTPPKRSPPPPQVTIETSNPPLYPLQVPPPIDDVVRTHSTLLPQAVYTFEQAKTLESSNLRILHSFSLSELPSRSPSPSMVPDSTQELVIDSDIESISSQPTETQIQAVQSFGHVSSGEVCGGNGDKGGNREMSLSPVCVSGHITGGKARKPPKVLELSTPTLVVTASDLSPMNLYSPSLPTASLTPALLQTPTLLLTPSPLLSNIHFWSTLSPVAPLSPATRRQQGAHTLFQFPSVLTPHFHIPTHSLDGTNTPGPLTPDSHKT; from the exons ATGGACAGCTCTGTGACCCTGTGGCAGTTCTTGCTCCAGCTCCTATTGGACCCCACCAATGATCAGCTGATCTGCTGGACTAATGAGGAGGGCGAGTTCAAGCTGCTGCAGGCGGAGGAGGTGGCCAAGCTGTGGGGCGCCAGGAAGAACAAACCCAACATGAACTACGACAAGCTTAGCAGAGCCCTGAGATACTACTATGACaag AACATCATTAAGAAGGTGAACGGGCAGAAGTTTGTGTACCGCTTTGTCTCGTACCCAGACATTCTGAAAGGGGATGCCTCTGTTCGGCCCGATGGGGAGGGGGGTGGCCTGCCCCTCTCAGAGAGGGGGGACAACACATCCAGAGATGAGGGTGGGGACAGGAGTGAAGGTGTGACAGCGACACGAGGGTCCAGTACTAAGCCGTCCAACCGTAATGACTACATCCACTCTGGCCTGTACACCTCGTTCACCCTCACCTCGCTGCAAAATGGACGGCAGCTCTTCAAGTCTATCAAGATGGAGAACCCCGGAGACAAGATGGCCGACAGGAAGTCCAATAACCGGGCCCAAGACCCACCCTCTCAGCCAATGCCATCGCCGTCAGTCATCAAGTTTGGGACCACCCCTCCCAAGAGAAGCCCTCCACCACCTCAGGTTACTATAGAAACATCCAATCCGCCATTGTACCCTCTCCAAGTCCCACCTCCCATAGATGATGTAGTGAGGACACACTCCACCCTCCTGCCTCAGGCTGTGTACACGTTTGAGCAAGCCAAGACCTTGGAATCCTCGAATCTTCGAATTCTGCATAGTTTCAGCTTATCAGAGTTGCCCTCTCGGAGTCCCTCCCCCAGCATGGTGCCGGACTCCACCCAGGAGCTGGTGATTGACAGTGATATCGAGTCCATCTCCTCCCAACCGACAGAGACGCAGATACAGGCG gTGCAGAGTTTTGGCCATGTGTCAAGTGGTGAGGTATGTGGAGGAAACGGGGACAAGGGAGGGAATAGGGAGATGAGTTTGTCTCCGGTGTGTGTGAGTGGCCATATCACTGGGGGCAAGGCCCGCAAGCCTCCTAAAGTCCTGGAGCTTTCCACTCCTACACTGGTGGTCACTGCCTCTGACCTCTCACCTATGAACCTCTACAGCCCCTCACTACCCACCGCCTCTCTCACACCAGCACTgctacag acgCCCACTCTGTtgctgacccccagtcccctgctGTCTAACATCCACTTCTGGAGCACGCTCAGTCCGGTGGCTCCCCTCAGCCCTGCCACCCGCCGCCAGCAGGGAGCACACACCCTGTTCCAG TTCCCCTCGGTGCTCACCCCTCATTTCCATATCCCCACACACAGCCTGGATGGGACCAACACCCCCGGACCCCTCACTCCAGACTCCCATAAGACATAA